A single genomic interval of Bacillus sp. es.036 harbors:
- the recD2 gene encoding SF1B family DNA helicase RecD2: MDQPQKGYIKGRPIQMIFFNEDSLYGVARLRISETNEPYDEKEVVVNGMIPRLLEDETYVFYGRFTDHPRYGKQYAVESFERQMPESKPGLVQYLSSDLFHGIGEKTAESIVDALGERAIAKIMRDPSILSKVPKLSEEKAKGLYDSLMEHQGLDQIMIRLTELGFGPRLSMKIFKAYKQETLEIVEKNPYQLIQDVEGIGFRRADDLGKSIGIEGKHPDRIRAACLHTLNEQTLQEGHVYLDYDALIRSVNELLGDRLDEADISRELISLYESDKLILDRERIYLHSLYYAEKGLVTGLNNVMSQTEYADSFPESEFYRALGDLEERLGIQYAPSQREAVQKAISSPFMILTGGPGTGKTTVIKGIVELYAELNGLSLDPKDYTKENPFPVLLVAPTGRAAKRMSEATGLPAFTIHRLLGWKGEAGFEHDENNPIEGRLLIVDEVSMVDVWLANQLFKSLPSQIQVIVVGDEDQLPSVGPGQVLKDMIDSHAVPVSKLTDIYRQAEGSSIIDLAHSIKEGELPEEFHKPTPDRRFFPCSQSQIIEVVSQVCGNALKKGYSPRDIQVLAPMYRGSAGVDRLNQELQKLFNPPTDQRRELLHGDLVYRVGDKVLQLVNNPEDNVFNGDMGEVVSVFFAKENIEKQDQLVVSFDGQEVVYDRPDFNQLTHAYCCSIHKSQGSEFPIVVLPIVRGYYRMLRKNLLYTAVTRSKDYLILCGEEDAIKLAIKTEDDQIRNTQLTEKLHEMIGEQTTIEESI, translated from the coding sequence ATGGATCAGCCACAAAAAGGCTATATCAAAGGAAGACCGATACAAATGATTTTCTTCAATGAAGATAGTTTGTATGGGGTGGCAAGACTACGAATTTCAGAAACGAATGAACCCTATGATGAGAAAGAAGTCGTTGTAAATGGAATGATTCCAAGGCTTTTGGAAGATGAAACGTACGTTTTCTATGGACGGTTTACAGACCATCCACGCTACGGAAAACAGTATGCTGTTGAATCATTTGAGCGACAGATGCCTGAATCAAAACCGGGGCTTGTTCAATACTTATCAAGTGATTTATTCCATGGAATTGGTGAAAAGACGGCGGAATCGATTGTTGATGCGCTAGGAGAGCGCGCCATAGCTAAGATTATGCGTGATCCCTCAATATTAAGTAAGGTACCAAAGCTATCTGAAGAAAAAGCAAAAGGATTATATGATTCTCTTATGGAGCATCAGGGGCTTGACCAAATTATGATTCGATTAACTGAATTAGGGTTTGGACCGAGACTATCGATGAAAATTTTTAAAGCATATAAGCAAGAAACACTCGAAATTGTTGAGAAAAATCCTTATCAGCTTATTCAAGACGTGGAAGGCATTGGTTTTCGTCGAGCGGACGATTTAGGGAAATCGATTGGTATTGAGGGAAAGCATCCTGATCGCATTAGGGCGGCATGTCTTCATACGTTAAATGAACAAACGTTACAGGAAGGACATGTGTATCTAGATTACGATGCTTTGATTCGATCTGTAAATGAGCTGCTAGGTGATCGACTTGATGAAGCAGATATTTCAAGGGAACTGATTTCGCTTTACGAGAGTGATAAGTTAATTCTTGATCGAGAGAGAATCTATTTACATTCACTTTACTATGCTGAAAAAGGTCTTGTCACTGGATTGAATAATGTGATGTCACAAACAGAGTATGCTGATTCATTTCCTGAATCTGAATTTTATCGCGCACTTGGAGATCTCGAAGAACGACTCGGCATTCAATATGCGCCATCACAGCGTGAAGCGGTACAAAAAGCGATATCGTCTCCGTTCATGATTTTAACTGGAGGACCTGGTACGGGCAAAACAACCGTTATAAAAGGGATTGTTGAGCTTTATGCTGAATTAAATGGCCTTTCTTTAGATCCAAAAGATTACACAAAAGAAAATCCCTTTCCCGTTCTGCTCGTCGCACCAACAGGAAGAGCAGCCAAACGAATGAGTGAAGCAACCGGATTACCGGCTTTCACGATACATAGATTACTTGGCTGGAAAGGTGAGGCGGGATTTGAACATGATGAGAATAATCCAATTGAAGGTAGATTATTAATTGTTGACGAAGTATCTATGGTTGACGTGTGGCTAGCCAATCAATTATTTAAATCCTTACCATCTCAAATTCAAGTGATTGTTGTTGGTGATGAAGATCAACTTCCATCAGTAGGACCAGGACAGGTACTTAAGGATATGATTGATTCACATGCTGTTCCCGTTAGTAAACTGACGGACATTTATCGGCAGGCTGAAGGCTCTTCGATAATTGATCTTGCCCACTCCATTAAAGAAGGAGAGCTTCCAGAAGAGTTCCATAAACCGACGCCTGATCGAAGGTTCTTTCCTTGTTCTCAATCGCAGATTATTGAGGTTGTTTCGCAAGTTTGTGGCAATGCATTAAAGAAGGGATACTCTCCTCGGGATATTCAAGTTCTTGCTCCGATGTATCGAGGATCAGCTGGAGTGGATCGACTAAATCAGGAGCTTCAAAAGCTATTTAATCCTCCAACAGATCAGCGAAGAGAGCTTTTGCATGGAGATCTCGTGTATCGAGTCGGAGATAAAGTTCTTCAACTTGTAAACAATCCTGAAGACAATGTCTTCAATGGCGATATGGGCGAAGTGGTTTCTGTATTCTTTGCGAAAGAAAATATTGAAAAGCAGGATCAACTTGTTGTTTCTTTTGATGGACAGGAAGTGGTTTATGACAGGCCTGACTTTAATCAATTAACACATGCCTACTGCTGCTCCATCCATAAATCCCAGGGTAGTGAGTTTCCGATTGTTGTTCTTCCTATTGTAAGAGGATATTATCGGATGCTGCGGAAGAACCTTCTTTATACAGCCGTTACAAGAAGCAAGGATTATTTGATTTTGTGCGGCGAAGAAGATGCGATTAAGCTTGCTATAAAAACAGAAGATGATCAGATTCGAAATACGCAGTTAACAGAGAAATTGCATGAAATGATTGGCGAACAAACAACAATTGAAGAATCAATCTAA
- a CDS encoding tetratricopeptide repeat protein gives MSKKNEQAIEAMNNGELEKAVTLLYEAIEENPKDPVAYTNIGNLLAQAGEIKQAVAYFEKAIDLDETQGTAYYGAGNAFFELEQYKDAADMYQKAIQQGLDQSDVHFMMGQCFMMQDALRLALPFFQRAVELNEEDSEARFQYALCLAQDGAVDVALPQFERVVEEDPDHADAWFNLGVSYAYQENLENAISCFDRALAIQPDHLLAGNGKKQMEQAMNNNN, from the coding sequence ATGAGCAAAAAAAATGAACAAGCGATTGAAGCGATGAATAATGGAGAATTAGAAAAAGCTGTAACGCTACTATATGAAGCGATTGAAGAGAATCCTAAAGATCCGGTTGCTTATACGAATATTGGAAACCTCCTTGCACAGGCAGGAGAAATTAAGCAGGCTGTCGCATATTTTGAAAAAGCGATTGATCTGGATGAAACGCAAGGGACAGCGTATTATGGCGCAGGAAATGCATTCTTTGAACTAGAGCAGTATAAAGACGCTGCAGATATGTATCAAAAAGCGATTCAGCAAGGACTTGATCAAAGCGATGTTCACTTCATGATGGGTCAATGCTTTATGATGCAGGATGCGCTACGTTTAGCGTTACCTTTCTTCCAGAGAGCTGTTGAACTAAATGAGGAAGATTCGGAAGCTCGTTTCCAGTATGCACTTTGTCTTGCGCAAGACGGGGCAGTCGATGTGGCTCTTCCTCAGTTTGAGAGAGTTGTTGAAGAAGACCCAGATCATGCAGATGCATGGTTTAACTTGGGTGTGAGCTATGCTTATCAAGAAAATTTGGAGAACGCAATAAGCTGTTTTGATCGTGCACTCGCTATTCAACCAGATCATCTCTTAGCAGGTAATGGGAAGAAACAAATGGAACAAGCGATGAACAATAACAATTAA
- the mnmA gene encoding tRNA 2-thiouridine(34) synthase MnmA, whose translation MTAKKNEDIRVVVGMSGGVDSSVAALMLKEQGYDVIGIFMKNWDDTDENGVCTATEDYNDVIRVCNQIGIPYYAVNFEKQYWDKVFTYFLDEYKGGRTPNPDVMCNKEIKFKAFLEHALTLGADYLATGHYAQVVERDGEVKMLRGVDDNKDQTYFLNQLTQEQLSKVMFPLGGIEKKKVREIAEEAGLATAKKKDSTGICFIGERNFKEFLGQYLPAQPGKMMTLDGEEKGQHDGLMYYTIGQRHGLGIGGDGEPWFVVGKNLEDNVLYVDQGFHNELLYSDSLIAVNSSWVSNLPIDDEITCTAKFRYRQKDSGVTVKKLDDDRLKVTFDEPVRAITPGQAVVFYNGDECLGGATIDQVFKNASELTYV comes from the coding sequence ATGACAGCAAAAAAGAATGAAGATATACGAGTCGTGGTTGGAATGTCCGGAGGTGTTGATTCATCTGTAGCTGCTTTAATGTTGAAAGAACAAGGCTATGATGTAATTGGCATTTTTATGAAAAACTGGGACGACACCGACGAAAACGGGGTATGCACAGCAACAGAAGATTACAATGATGTGATTCGTGTATGCAACCAGATCGGCATTCCGTACTACGCAGTCAACTTCGAGAAGCAATACTGGGATAAAGTCTTTACTTATTTCCTTGATGAATATAAAGGTGGACGCACACCAAATCCTGACGTGATGTGCAATAAAGAAATCAAATTTAAAGCATTTCTTGAGCACGCACTTACGCTTGGAGCAGATTATCTCGCAACAGGGCACTATGCTCAAGTCGTTGAACGTGATGGGGAAGTGAAAATGCTCCGTGGCGTTGACGACAATAAGGATCAAACATATTTTTTAAATCAGCTAACACAAGAACAGCTCTCGAAAGTAATGTTCCCGCTTGGTGGCATTGAAAAGAAAAAAGTGAGAGAAATTGCGGAAGAAGCAGGTCTTGCGACAGCTAAGAAAAAAGATAGTACAGGCATTTGTTTTATTGGTGAACGAAATTTCAAAGAATTTCTTGGGCAATATCTACCGGCTCAACCTGGCAAGATGATGACGCTTGATGGAGAAGAAAAAGGCCAGCATGACGGATTGATGTATTATACGATTGGCCAACGCCATGGCCTTGGAATTGGTGGCGACGGTGAGCCGTGGTTTGTTGTTGGAAAGAATCTTGAAGATAATGTTCTTTACGTTGATCAAGGGTTCCATAATGAGCTGCTCTATTCTGATTCCCTTATTGCTGTAAATTCAAGCTGGGTATCCAATTTACCAATTGATGATGAGATAACGTGCACGGCTAAATTCCGCTATCGTCAAAAAGATTCAGGGGTAACGGTTAAGAAGCTTGATGATGATCGTTTAAAAGTGACGTTCGATGAGCCAGTTCGTGCAATCACACCTGGACAAGCTGTTGTTTTCTACAATGGTGATGAGTGTCTCGGCGGCGCAACAATAGATCAAGTATTTAAGAATGCAAGTGAACTCACATACGTTTAA
- a CDS encoding cysteine desulfurase family protein: MNAIYMDHAATSPVHPDVMKAIMTSLQNDFGNPSSIHQFGRKSRHALDESRSNLARSIHANPNEVIFTSGGTEADNLAIVGAAKGNQAKGNHIITTSIEHHAALNACKGLENEGFTVTYLPVNENGRISITDLKDAIRPETILITVMYGNNEVGTIQPIAEIARIANDSGILFHTDAVQAYGLIDLNVKEIGIDLLSVSAHKINGPKGVGFLYAKAGTKLVPYSYGGEQERKRRAGTENVAGIVGMEKAAELMHVDRDAKVELYQNMKQVMIDIFDEESISYLVNGDSQNMLPHVMNVSFLDAKVEPMLMNLDLAGIAVSSGSACTAGSHEPSHVLTAMFGDNERTETAIRFSFGYGNSIDDAKRAAGEVVKIVNRLKKL; the protein is encoded by the coding sequence ATGAATGCAATTTATATGGACCATGCTGCAACTTCGCCCGTCCATCCTGATGTGATGAAGGCAATAATGACGTCACTTCAAAATGATTTTGGTAATCCTTCCAGTATCCATCAGTTTGGTCGGAAATCGCGTCACGCACTTGATGAATCAAGAAGCAATCTTGCGAGGAGTATTCATGCTAACCCGAATGAAGTGATTTTCACTAGTGGGGGGACAGAAGCAGATAACCTTGCAATTGTCGGAGCCGCAAAAGGAAACCAGGCAAAAGGAAATCATATTATTACAACGTCGATTGAGCATCATGCTGCATTAAATGCGTGCAAAGGACTTGAGAACGAAGGCTTTACTGTGACCTACTTACCAGTAAATGAGAATGGTAGGATTTCGATAACTGACCTGAAAGACGCGATACGTCCAGAAACGATCTTGATTACGGTTATGTATGGAAACAACGAAGTAGGAACCATACAACCTATTGCAGAGATCGCCAGAATAGCAAACGATTCTGGTATCTTATTTCATACAGATGCTGTTCAGGCTTATGGTTTAATCGACCTGAATGTGAAGGAAATAGGCATTGATCTCCTTTCTGTTTCAGCTCATAAGATTAACGGACCTAAAGGTGTAGGTTTTCTGTATGCAAAGGCTGGCACAAAGTTAGTTCCTTATTCTTATGGTGGAGAGCAAGAGCGTAAGCGCCGTGCTGGTACGGAAAACGTGGCTGGCATCGTTGGAATGGAGAAGGCAGCTGAGCTAATGCATGTAGACAGAGATGCGAAAGTCGAGCTTTATCAAAATATGAAGCAAGTGATGATAGATATATTTGATGAAGAATCTATTTCTTATCTGGTGAACGGAGATAGTCAAAACATGCTTCCACACGTTATGAATGTTAGCTTTTTAGATGCAAAGGTTGAGCCGATGCTAATGAATCTTGATCTTGCAGGAATTGCGGTTTCAAGCGGATCGGCTTGTACGGCAGGGTCCCATGAACCTTCCCACGTGTTAACAGCTATGTTTGGTGATAATGAGCGAACAGAGACAGCGATACGATTTAGTTTTGGATATGGAAATTCGATCGATGATGCTAAGAGAGCAGCCGGTGAAGTCGTTAAGATTGTCAATCGGTTGAAGAAGTTATAA
- the cymR gene encoding cysteine metabolism transcriptional regulator CymR has translation MKISTKGRYGLTIMMELAKKHGDGPTSLKSIARSKDLSEHYLEQLVAPLRNAGLVKSVRGAYGGYILAQEASSITAGDIIRVLEGPISPVEVMDDEEPAKRDLWLKIRDAVKDVLDSTTLEDLATYEGEGEQDSYMFYI, from the coding sequence ATGAAGATATCGACAAAAGGAAGATACGGATTAACGATTATGATGGAGTTAGCAAAAAAGCACGGTGATGGACCTACTTCTTTGAAATCCATTGCTAGAAGCAAAGACTTATCAGAGCATTATCTCGAACAGCTTGTAGCCCCATTACGTAATGCCGGTCTCGTTAAAAGTGTTCGTGGAGCATATGGTGGCTATATTCTTGCACAAGAAGCGAGCTCAATTACAGCAGGGGACATTATTCGCGTGCTAGAAGGACCGATTAGTCCGGTTGAAGTAATGGATGATGAAGAACCTGCCAAACGAGATCTTTGGTTAAAAATACGAGATGCTGTAAAAGATGTTCTAGATTCAACTACGCTTGAAGACCTTGCAACTTATGAAGGAGAAGGCGAACAAGATAGCTATATGTTCTATATTTAG
- a CDS encoding YczE/YyaS/YitT family protein, producing the protein MKQANRGISWFWMSWGIFVSGLLVMAFGIALMIRAEAGSAPWDVFHIGLYQQFGLTIGTWSILIGFVIIGATSLLERSWPKLGAFLNMLLVGVFIDIYLWLPFLKTPDHLPGKLVMLISGILIMGYGIGLYIAADRGAGPRDSLMLVLTERTGWKVQRIRLSMEMVVLFLGWLLQGPVNIGTLLFCITIGPIVGYSLPQCKTFVARLIERGGRNEDIDKRKIRINDYDGVSKKAR; encoded by the coding sequence ATGAAACAAGCGAATAGGGGCATATCCTGGTTCTGGATGAGCTGGGGAATCTTTGTTTCAGGTCTTTTAGTTATGGCTTTTGGAATTGCTCTCATGATTCGTGCAGAAGCTGGAAGTGCGCCGTGGGATGTATTCCACATCGGACTTTATCAGCAGTTCGGATTAACGATTGGTACGTGGTCCATTCTCATAGGTTTCGTGATTATTGGGGCGACGTCTTTATTAGAACGGTCGTGGCCAAAACTTGGTGCTTTCCTGAATATGCTTCTAGTTGGCGTTTTTATTGACATTTATTTATGGCTTCCTTTTCTTAAAACCCCTGATCATTTACCGGGAAAATTGGTTATGCTGATTAGTGGAATTCTTATTATGGGGTATGGAATTGGTCTCTATATTGCGGCAGATAGAGGAGCAGGTCCAAGAGATAGCTTAATGCTTGTCTTAACCGAGCGCACGGGTTGGAAAGTACAACGCATTCGCCTTTCAATGGAAATGGTGGTTCTTTTTCTTGGTTGGCTATTACAAGGACCGGTTAATATTGGAACGCTTTTGTTTTGTATAACGATTGGTCCGATCGTTGGTTATTCTTTGCCACAGTGTAAAACGTTTGTCGCTCGATTGATAGAAAGAGGTGGAAGAAATGAAGATATCGACAAAAGGAAGATACGGATTAACGATTATGATGGAGTTAGCAAAAAAGCACGGTGA
- a CDS encoding AAA family ATPase, whose amino-acid sequence MDLFDYPKDNSNTTSGPLASRMRPRSIEEFIGQDHIIGDGKLLRRAIQADQLTPMIFFGPPGTGKTTLARIIANTTSAHFEQLNAVTSGVADIRRLTSEAKDRLKLDGQKTVLFIDEIHRFNKSQQDALLPFVEDGTIVLIGATTESPMFEINAALLSRSRLFRFEHLNEITIKNILYQAIEDKDRGFGKYNIEIENDAIDHLIDVSNGDARTALNALELAVLTTTPNQDGQLMITLAIAEESIQQRVLQYDKDSDNHYDTVSAFIKSIRGSDPDATLYWLAKMIYAGEDPRFIARRLYVHAAEDIGLADPNALLIAHAATYAVEFIGMPEARIPLAEAALYLATAPKSNGVISGIDAALAAVKKEKNGTVPVHLRDSHYKGASELGHGVDYKYPHNYPGGYVPQQYLPDHMIRKTFYKPTERGHERTIQKRLDYFSERIKSDSKKP is encoded by the coding sequence ATGGATCTATTTGATTATCCAAAAGATAATAGCAACACTACGTCAGGACCACTTGCAAGTAGGATGAGACCGAGATCGATCGAGGAATTTATTGGACAGGATCATATTATTGGAGATGGAAAGTTATTAAGAAGAGCGATTCAAGCAGATCAACTAACACCTATGATCTTTTTTGGTCCTCCTGGAACTGGGAAAACAACCCTAGCTCGCATTATTGCCAATACGACATCAGCTCATTTTGAACAGCTAAATGCTGTAACGTCTGGAGTCGCTGACATTAGAAGATTGACCTCTGAAGCAAAAGATCGCTTGAAACTTGACGGTCAAAAAACAGTACTCTTTATTGATGAAATCCACCGCTTTAATAAATCGCAACAAGATGCGCTTCTTCCTTTCGTTGAAGATGGAACGATCGTTTTAATCGGAGCTACAACAGAAAGTCCGATGTTTGAAATTAACGCGGCACTCCTTTCGCGCTCAAGATTATTTCGTTTTGAACACCTCAACGAAATAACGATTAAGAACATTCTTTACCAGGCGATCGAGGACAAAGATCGCGGTTTTGGTAAATATAATATTGAAATCGAAAACGATGCTATCGATCATCTCATTGATGTTTCAAACGGAGACGCCAGAACGGCGCTAAATGCACTGGAACTAGCCGTTCTTACGACAACGCCAAATCAGGATGGGCAGCTCATGATTACACTCGCAATCGCAGAAGAATCCATTCAACAACGTGTACTTCAGTATGATAAAGATAGCGACAATCACTATGATACCGTTTCAGCTTTTATTAAAAGTATACGAGGATCAGATCCGGATGCTACGCTATATTGGTTAGCTAAAATGATTTATGCAGGCGAAGACCCTCGTTTCATTGCAAGACGTCTTTATGTTCACGCTGCTGAAGATATTGGACTTGCTGATCCGAACGCACTTCTTATTGCACACGCCGCAACTTATGCGGTCGAATTCATCGGAATGCCGGAAGCTAGAATTCCGCTAGCTGAAGCAGCCTTATACCTTGCTACCGCCCCTAAAAGCAATGGTGTTATTTCTGGTATAGATGCGGCGCTTGCCGCAGTAAAAAAGGAAAAAAACGGCACTGTCCCTGTCCATTTACGTGATTCTCACTACAAAGGGGCTTCAGAACTCGGACACGGCGTTGACTACAAATACCCACATAATTATCCAGGAGGTTACGTTCCTCAACAGTACCTACCTGATCATATGATAAGAAAAACGTTCTATAAACCTACTGAGCGTGGCCACGAAAGAACCATTCAAAAA